ACCCACGTTGCTGTCCGCCCGATCCCGGTGAATGGCCGGGAACCGGTACGTGACGGGCCGGGCGCGCGACATCGGGCGGAGCCAGTACGCTCGTACTGCTTGAGCATGTGTCCCCCGAGAGGAGCGCCCGGCCGATGGCGAAGATCAAGGTGACCAACCCGGTCGTCGAGCTCGACGGCGACGAGATGACCCGGATCATCTGGAAGCAGATCCGGGAGCAGCTGATCCTGCCCTACCTCGACGTCGACCTGCACTACTACGACCTGTCGATCCAGTACCGCGACGAGACCGACGACCAGGTGACCGTCGACGCCGCCAACGCCATCAAGACCCACGGTGTCGGCGTGAAGTGCGCGACCATCACCCCGGACGAGGCCCGGGTCGAGGAGTTCGGCCTCAAGAAGATGTGGCGTTCGCCGAACGGCACCATCCGCAACATCCTCGGCGGCGTGGTCTTCCGCGAGCCGATCATCATGTCGAACGTGCCGCGGCTGGTGCCGGGCTGGACCAAGCCGATCATCATCGGCCGGCACGCCCACGGTGACCAGTACAAGGCGACCGACTTCGTGGTCCCCGGACCGGGCACGGTGACCATCACCTACACCCCGGCCGACGGCAGCGCGCCGGTCGAGATGGAGGTCGCCAACTTCCCCGGCGGCGGCATCGCGATGGGCATGTACAACTTCGACGAGTCGATCCGTGACTTCGCCCGCGCCTCGTTGCGGTACGGCCTGGACCGGAACTACCCGGTCTACCTGTCGACCAAGAACACGATCCTGAAGGCGTACGACGGCCGGTTCAAGGACATCTTCGCCGAGGTGTTCGAGACCGAGTTCAAGGCCGAGTTCGATGCCGCCGGCATCACCTACGAGCACCGGCTGATCGACGACATGGTCGCCGCCGCGCTGAAGTGGGAGGGCGGCTTCGTCTGGGCCGCCAAGAACTACGACGGTGACGTGCAGTCCGACACCGTCGCGCAGGGCTTCGGCTCGCTGGGCCTGATGACCTCGGTGCTGATGACCCCGGACGGCCGTACGGTCGAGGCCGAGGCGGCGCACGGCACGGTCACCCGGCACTACCGGCAGTGGCAGAAGGGCGAGAAGACCTCGACGAACCCGATCGCGTCGATCTTCGCCTGGACCCGGGGCCTGGCCCACCGGGGCAAGCTCGACGGCACCCCGGCGGTCACCGAGTTCGCCGAGAAGCTGGAGCGGGTCTGCGTGGAGACGGTCGAGGGCGGTCAGATGACCAAGGACCTCGCGCTGCTGATCTCGCGGGACGCGCCGTGGCTGAGCACGGACGAGTTCATGGCCGCGCTCGACGAGAACCTGGCGAAGAAGCTCGGCGCCTGAGTCGAGAACGCCTGAAAGAGCCCGCCGGTGTGCTGCCGGCGGGCTCTTCGCGTACCCGGGGGTCCGGGAATCGTGGCGTCCGGGCGGTGCCATATCGACGTACCGCAAGATCGATTTTGGTGGGCCGTTACCGGCCTCGGGCCGCGCTCGTTGACCAGGGTGGACGTGATGCCAGTCGCGTCCAGGAAGACCAGCCGCTCGAGGTCGCCACAGGCGCCGTTCGGGCCGTCTTCCCGGCTGTTGCGCACAGCCAGCCGTCCCTTCCCTGCGGGGGGCCCTGTCCCGGGCCCCCCGCACCCTTTCCCCACAAATCCACCGGCTTGTTGCCGGCCGCCCTAGCGTTACCGCTACCGGCCGGCCTGGCGCAGCCGCTCCGCCGCCTGCTCCGGCCGGATGTCGTTGATGAAGGCGCCCATCGCCGACTCCGAACCGGCCAGGTACTTCAACTTGTCCGCCGCCCGCCGGATGCTGAACAACTGCAGGTGCAGGTGGCTCACGTCCCGGCCCTCGTGCACCGGCGCCTGCTGCCAGGCCGCGATGTACGGCATCGGCAGGTCGAAGAGCCGGTCGAACCGGCCCAGTACGTCCAGGTAGAGCGGCCCGAAGGCGGCCCGCTCCGCATCGTT
The Micromonospora pisi DNA segment above includes these coding regions:
- a CDS encoding NADP-dependent isocitrate dehydrogenase; protein product: MAKIKVTNPVVELDGDEMTRIIWKQIREQLILPYLDVDLHYYDLSIQYRDETDDQVTVDAANAIKTHGVGVKCATITPDEARVEEFGLKKMWRSPNGTIRNILGGVVFREPIIMSNVPRLVPGWTKPIIIGRHAHGDQYKATDFVVPGPGTVTITYTPADGSAPVEMEVANFPGGGIAMGMYNFDESIRDFARASLRYGLDRNYPVYLSTKNTILKAYDGRFKDIFAEVFETEFKAEFDAAGITYEHRLIDDMVAAALKWEGGFVWAAKNYDGDVQSDTVAQGFGSLGLMTSVLMTPDGRTVEAEAAHGTVTRHYRQWQKGEKTSTNPIASIFAWTRGLAHRGKLDGTPAVTEFAEKLERVCVETVEGGQMTKDLALLISRDAPWLSTDEFMAALDENLAKKLGA